From a region of the Apibacter sp. B3706 genome:
- a CDS encoding dicarboxylate/amino acid:cation symporter — protein sequence MISIIIFAFKKKNLTIWIFVALLVGACLGYDFPGVSGKFDILSKVFLKLIKTIIAPLIFATLVHGIASHSDIKQVGRMGWKSLVYFEIVTTFALFIGLAAINLTQAGVGTKKINIAHEQLPQVASQSWEDIVLHIFPENIAKSVAEGQVLQIVIFSILFGVALIMVTKEKRMYLVNFTDSLADTMFKFTNIIMYFAPFGVLGAMAYTIAHMGLDALIPLIKLLLTLYGALIVFVLIVFLPIALLIKMPIKRFIKEIKDVAFLAFSTASSEAALPKAMIAMERLGVPRKVIAFVMPTGYSFNLDGTTLYLSLAIIFVAQATGVHVSFTTQLIMILTLIVTSKGVAGVPRASLVILMGTASTFNLQEWPILMILGIDTLMDMARATVNVIGNCLATAVIARWEGEFDPEGAEKKLLEEENVQKA from the coding sequence ATGATTTCAATAATCATCTTTGCATTTAAAAAGAAAAATTTAACCATATGGATTTTTGTAGCGTTACTAGTTGGTGCTTGTTTAGGGTATGATTTTCCGGGAGTTAGCGGAAAATTCGATATATTAAGTAAAGTATTTCTTAAGCTGATAAAAACGATTATTGCTCCTTTGATTTTTGCGACCCTAGTTCATGGTATAGCCAGTCATTCAGATATTAAACAAGTAGGTAGAATGGGTTGGAAATCTCTGGTTTATTTTGAAATCGTTACTACCTTTGCGCTTTTTATCGGACTAGCAGCCATCAACCTCACTCAAGCAGGAGTAGGAACGAAAAAAATAAATATAGCCCATGAACAATTACCACAAGTAGCATCCCAATCTTGGGAGGATATTGTACTGCATATTTTCCCTGAAAATATAGCAAAGTCTGTCGCAGAAGGGCAAGTATTACAAATCGTCATATTTAGTATCTTATTTGGAGTAGCCCTTATAATGGTAACCAAAGAAAAGCGAATGTATTTAGTAAATTTTACAGACAGTCTTGCCGATACGATGTTTAAATTTACTAATATCATCATGTATTTTGCTCCTTTCGGTGTCTTGGGCGCTATGGCTTATACTATTGCACATATGGGACTGGATGCCTTAATCCCACTTATTAAGTTGTTATTAACTCTATATGGTGCTCTCATCGTATTTGTTCTCATCGTATTCCTTCCGATAGCTTTACTTATAAAAATGCCTATAAAACGATTCATTAAAGAAATCAAAGATGTGGCATTTTTAGCTTTTTCAACGGCTAGTTCAGAAGCTGCTCTACCCAAAGCCATGATTGCGATGGAAAGACTCGGCGTTCCTCGAAAAGTGATTGCTTTTGTAATGCCGACCGGGTATAGCTTTAATTTAGATGGAACTACTTTATATTTATCTTTAGCTATTATATTTGTAGCACAAGCAACGGGAGTTCATGTATCCTTTACTACCCAATTAATTATGATACTTACCTTAATCGTAACCAGCAAAGGTGTAGCCGGAGTGCCTCGTGCTTCTTTAGTTATCTTAATGGGTACGGCAAGTACTTTTAATCTGCAAGAATGGCCCATTTTAATGATATTAGGAATTGATACGTTAATGGATATGGCTCGTGCTACGGTAAATGTAATTGGAAATTGTTTAGCTACTGCTGTAATTGCCCGATGGGAAGGAGAGTTTGATCCTGAAGGAGCAGAAAAAAAGCTGTTGGAAGAAGAAAATGTTCAGAAAGCCTAA